The DNA sequence tacaacacttcatacacacacaaacaagctacattgctcaaacatcatcaaaacccataaacccaacatatgtcctaacatgcatttctacccatagatcttacttaaaacttgtttaaaacataaaaagggttcaagatcgacccttacctcttgaagaaacgagaggaaagcgatcctagcttggagatggagagattaagctctttgaacctccaagcactcaaaactggctcaaagctcacaaatcttcaaaacaaagttataaacttgttaaaaccatgaaagatctaaaggaaacactcaagatcgagggaggagcggcggagactcaccttggccgacaatgggagagaaaaagctcgcccgtgcggaccaaggggacccttttatagtggctggccaggccacgttcgggggccgaatgtgcctccgcatgcatgccatgttcggcggccgaacatgaggttcggcggccgaacctgaacttccctcactcatgctttcgggggcctaacgtgcctccaaaacgcatgcatgttcggcggccgaacttgactttcggcggccgaacctgagttttcctccaatgctattttcatgcaaaaactcattttatttaatacttaaaaccattaaaaacatgaaaacatttcataaaatatgattctacccttctagaggtctccgacatccgaaattccaccggacggtaggaattccgataccggagtctagctgggtattacagttggtttatggacaatgtatgttggatttgtgttgtttgatgtgttgtagttggggtttaaggtagtttgagacccctaggagcttgtatgcatgttttggttgaactaaatgcatgatggtatgagttagaggcatttgtgcatgtttgaaccaagtttctgccctttgggagaaaccaggttcggcagccgaaaggactttcggccgccgaactctcttgtggaagcagccttcggctgccgaagcttgcccccgaaaggagactttcgtctctgtctgggagtttcggccgccgaaagtgccgccgaacatgcatgagtttcgcctctgtctgggagtttcggccgccgaacctgcctgactttcggctctggagggactttcggccgccgaacctgccgccgaaagtgccctgtccagccttcctttgcatgttttgcatggatgttttgaggtgttatagggggtttttgggggatgtttttagagttatgttctagttgtttggtccctcatttgagtccacctgtgtaggttcggacccgaggaaccgaggaccccagcagtgatttAGCTGCATCAGtatttgtcagagctagccaagaggtgagtagaataaacctttacgatttaaagcaaataaattataaagtttttagcatgttcatgcatcatgaatgccatgtgatgaattaggttgcttgcattagaattcacgaatatgttgcattgcatttatgatgttgatgtggattggttattggatgatcctctagtcctcatatggtatgatgatgttacggcatgatatggtatgatgatgttacggcatgatatggtatggaagtccaggttgtacccattctacgtccctggcactatgtaagagaaagtccaggttgtacccattctacgtccctggcactttggtatgttatgatatgtatgttaagagaaagaccggttgtacctattctacgtcccagcactttggaatgtagaggactattggtgacaataccatccgagatgtgatttgttgtgatgtgttgcattacatgatggcatgagattttaaatgttgttttctattattctactcactgggctctagtagctcaccccttttccctaatcccccaggattgcaggtacgggctagacagagaagtcaagaagagtaaagtcttatgtttgtaatagatagaaagtggacatgataaattgtaagatgatgtaaaaattgaatagttatgttatgtataatgatattgaggtttagaagtgtgcttgaccatagtatattgtaatccctttggatacataatcttaatgtttattgatgactatgtttagcaaactcaacacatgtattgtCACCCATTgaggggcattgatgagatcccacagaggggtcaagtttataattatgtatatgtccagtgcatgcacaggttgagtttgttGTATGAtagaatatatgaaaaaaaagttttaaatttttaaatttttatgtatgttgttggtcatgtatgggattaaacaggaggGACAAatggtataatttttaaaaatcacaatgGCTAAATTaacgattttttaaaatagagggacgaaatgttatatttcactaaattagagggactaaattatagtttacccttttaaaaaattttataaattaattaatgaatttcattatattaaaaagttaaataatatttttttttctaaataaaaactGTTTGGCGAAATTGAAACCTGGCGAGGGGATAATAAATGGTGAAGAGGAATTGAGTGGTACTTTCCACCGCATCGATAAAGTCCAAAATGCGACACGCCCATCAAGCTTTTGAAAAGAAAGGTCGCTTTGCCATCTTTTTCACTCACTCATTTTGCATTGAAATTATTTGTTGGGTTTGGCTAAGTGCATGCCTCTGTGTCCAATTGCTACGACTTATCAGTGGTCCAAATTTAACAATCTCAGCCTCAGCCTGTGCCTGTCGTTTCTCACTTGAACGACGACAACAACAACTTCTCTTTTTAATATTACACAGGCCTAAGCCAAGTGGACGATCCAATCCATCCTGTGGTTATTGTGTGCGACATAGGCAAATGCTGTCAATTTAGTACACAACATGTCTGTCCATTTGAGTCGTCACTGTCTTAATAAAACTTAAATGGAATTTTAGTTTTCtgtctaatttattttaattagattaaacttcatttattttatgaaaaaccaAAAACTAAatgattgaaatttatttttataaaaaaaaaattttaatttgacttaaaactaaatcaaatcgatgaaattgaatcaaatctctagcaatcaaataaataaatttgtgaTACCAAATCTGTCATCAGGTTGAGATGGCCGAGTTGGTCTAAGGCGCCAGATTAAGGTTCTGGTCCGAAAGGGCGTGGGTTCAAATCCCACTCTCAacagaatttttcttttttcctttcttaAATCTTAAATctcctaaataataataataaaaatcagaTCGCACGTCTGAGGCGCGCTTTTGAGCTTCATAATCGTGATTCAACATTTTCCGCGCCCACGCTGAGCCCGCTTTCAAGGCTAACAACAAAAACCCATTTTCCCTCCCAACTTCAAAATCAGACCTCCATAAGCAAAAACAAGGAATGGCACAAGCAGCGAGGCTCAATCTTCGAATGCAAAAGGAGCTCAAGCTCCTGCTCACTGATCCACCTCCTGGTTCGTCGTTTCCATTTCTCTCTGCCGACTCCGACTTGTCCTCCTTGTCGACCATTGACGCCCGTAAGTTCCTATCCACTAGACTAGGTCACCAGGTAAGAGCGTTGCGATTGAAGCATATCATCTAATTTAACCTGTTCGTTTGAAAATTTGTATGCAGAGATTGAAGGGCCGGAGGGGACTGTATATGCTAAAGGGATCTTTAACATTAATATTCAAATACCGGAAAGGTATTGCTGAATTTGGTTTGTCGATAATGTTCAATTGGGCATTTCCTAGCTGTTTGATTGTAgttatggatttttttttttccgttcaattattatttattattattatcaccgTGGGGTCGTTTTAGGTATCCGTTTCAGCCTCCAAGTGTGACATTTGCTACGCCGATCTACCACCCTAACATCGACAACGGAGGCCGAATTTGCCTTGATATTCTCAATCTCCCCCCCAAGGTCAGACCCTTGTTAAACTTCTTATTTTGTTcaagtttagatttttttacGAATTGATGATATTAATTGGAATGTTTTATACCATGGGAACAAGTGATTGCTTAATTTGAAGGAAGTTTTGGAAACTGAAACTAAATAAGTCTCATGTTTCTAGTTTAGTAAGATGGAAAACCTAGAAATGGTGTATACATATTTGATGGTTTTAGCTGAGATTGGGTTCTCAATAGAGCATACTCACTTTTAGGTAGCTGAATTTGAGCCTGAGCATAGTCCTAATTCCTAAATTTCTCATGGTTCTAGTGCACAAATTTCAATTTTGTTAATATAATCGTTCTATAGTTTGTCTTTCAACTAAGTTAATCGTGCCTTGGTTAAAACTGCTGGCATTTATGTTCATTTAGGTATTGCCATGGATTTACATTGTCGCACAATCAAAAAGTAGTTAATTTCTGAAGTCAGGTTCTATTTTGGATTTAACATTCGTTTGCTTGCTTTGTTTCCCCCTTAATGCAACAACGTTATGCACTATTCTGTTTTGACCCGTGAAACTCGCAAAAGAATAAGCTTCTCATGTGTTAAATCTTTAATCTGGAAGATGGTGTCCGGAATATTTCCTAAAATGTAATAACTGCTCAATGGTTGAACCATCAGATGGCTTTTAGTTCTTTAGAGTTAACTACTTTCACTTGCTATTGTAGAATGAATCACCCTGACTTAAAATCTTTGTGCCATTTTTCAAATTGCAACTTCTGTTTCTTTCAAAGATGTTATTTATAACAAGGCTCATGCTCTTACTTAAGCAGGGTGCATGGCAACCATCATTGAATATTTCAACTGTGCTAACAAGTATAGGATTGCTATTGAGTGAACCCAATCCTGATGATGGTCTAATGCCTGAAGCGGTGAGCGGATATGTTACTAGATGACCTTGCATTAGTGAATAAAGAAGTTATTATTTTCTGATATGTATGGCTGAATGAGCAGAGCAAAGAGTTCAAATACAATAGAAAGGCTTTTGACCAAAAAGCACGAGCTATGACTGAAAATTATGCCACGGCTGGAGCTAGTGGGCACAATTGCAGGAATCAGGGCATTCAAGTCAATACAGATCTAAGCACAGTGGTAGTATTAGTtggttttttctttaaaattttccCAAACTTTATACTCCCTAATTTGTATTCTTTCTCTAGGTGGAAGTTAATCAATCAGAGAAAGAGTCAAAATATGAAGTCAGTGATTCTATTTCTAGTCATAATAAATCATACGGGATCAGTCAGAAGTTGTCATTAGAAGCTTCAAGCTCATCTCACAAAAGGGGTAGTGAAGCAGAGGACACTGTCGTGCCAAATCCCCTAAAATTTGACTCGAGAAATTTGGCAACAAAAAGAGATAGAAAAGAGTTAAGGGATATACCTGACAAGTACGCTCTGAGGGATGAGAAACAGTGTAGGGTTGGGAGGAAGTTGTCCCTCGAATCCTCAGTTCAATGTTGTGGAAGAGATGGTCATGATATGGATGGAGACCCAGTCCATTCACATTCACCGTGTAATGCACGGGCACTTGCTATGGCTCATTCAGAGTCACCATTGCTGCAGGGTGGAAGCCTTCAAGAACTGCAAGTCCATCGGCACCATGACAGCATTTCCACATTTGACAGCAAAATCATAAGTTCAAATAAGGCTTTTAAGGTTAGCCAGAAAATACCATCGAGATCTTTGGATGCTTGCCAAACAAATGATGGTACTAATGAGAAAATGCTTGTGACTCCTGCAATATCACCTTCTCACTCCCATTCTAATTCATCACGTGGGGCCTCGACTATTAACTCTTATATTAACAATGATGCACAACAGACTTGTCAGGTTTCAGTGGAAAATTTGGGAAATGGCTCTGCTGATACCAAATTTAAGAAGGCGTGTTCAGTACGTAAGAAGCTTTCCCTGGGCTATAAAGGTTCGCCAGGGGGACCAGAAAAGGATGGCAAGGAGAATGTATTGCTGATTCACAAGGTATCATCAAGTCCCAAAACTCAATGCAGGGCTGGAATTGGCCAGAGACTGCCTCTGGCTCCTCTGACTCAATTGCAGGGTAGCAATAACAGCCGGTTGCTCTTGCACTCGGGGGAAATTCCTACAGATGAATCTCAGAAGCAGCAATCTGACCAGCATGAGAATGAAAAACTGGATGGCGAGACTAAACAATGGGGAGAAGAAACACAAGTAGCTGAAACAATAATAGTGCTGGATAGCGAAGACAGTGAGGAGGAAAGCAATGGCACAGTAAGGTCTAAACTCTCACTCTCGCGCAAGTGCTTAGGAAAGAGAAAAGCTCAAGCTTGATTGCTGCGCCTAGTCAGGTCCTTGGTGCAAGGAACTAAAAACATTAGAATGTAACAGGGCTGCATAAAGTTATGCGCTCTGTTGTACCTGTATCATTGTATCGGTCCTAATAGTAATAGTGTTACATTTTTTTGTtggattaataaacaattgcaCATGTTTATGGCTGCTAGTGCAAATTGCTACCAGCCTTTGACTGCCTGGTGGTAGTTAATATTTTGTTGAAGAATTCAGCACGTGCTGGTTGCCTTCTTTGACCCCATGAGTATCCCCTTACAAAGTTTTTTTATACTATTAATCttagtaatttaaaattagtaaaaattaaaactgtcaatttttttttttttcaaatttatcctgactaccattaaaaaaattaaataagttcaaattgattaaaaagaatataaattaaacttttaaatcttttgatcttatttgtaattttaatgataaatttaaaaataaatttaaatcgaaaaatataatttgatgTTTTTATCtcttaaaagtaaattttactttttaactgTTAATctcaaacaagaaaaaaaacacCTAATCCCGGTTGAGTCTTGATTCAATGAATGGGCAAAGCCCAGCCCAGTTAAAGGATCATACACATAGAACCACCAGAACAACCAGAAGCGGATAGAAATGCGGTGGTGGGGGGCGTAGAGGTAGGCGGTTGGTGTTATTACTACTTTCGATCCTGCGGAGAACAGGACGAGACGAAGAAGACGTCTTGAGAACAGCGCCTAGGAGGAGGCTATGGCATCTCTTTGCCTCTCCATATGCTCGACCTCGAAACCCTTAGTAGTGCCTCATGCCTCTGCAGCCGCcgttgcttcttcttcttcttcttcttcttcttcttcttcatcgagCCGCAGTGGTTGCCGGAGCTCTCCATTTTTCTCCACACCGATGTTTGGCTCTGGATGCTTGATATCTTCCACTGCTAATACTAATCGGAGCCGGAGACGAAGGGGAATGGTTTGTATGGCTCCTGATGAAGAAAAATTGACCCGTCGAAATCCTCTGGATTTCCCTATCGTACGTGTCTCCTTTATCCTCTTCAATTGTACTTTTTGGATTACATGTTTTTGCAATTACGTATTTTTCTAATTGGCTTACTGATTTCCTTCTGATTATGTTGTGTTTGTGTTGTTTTAGTTCGCTTTTGATAGGAGGGATGTGAATTTATAATTAGATACAGGAAAATGGCAATGtaagaaatgatttttttttttttttttggttgagAATTTAGCTCTTGATGAATCAGAAATGAGATATAGATATATGTTGCATGGTACCCAATATCTACAGAATCAATCAGCTAAAAGGATTTGTATGGCCAAAGCTAGTTGAAACCTTAATCTGTTTgagaacttatttttcttttctgagaCTGTCCATATTTTGAGAAACTACTTAATACTAATGTAAAAAAATTGACGAAGAAAAAGGTCATCCTGATGGTCTACTATTTAGTCTCGTCTTCCGAGCACCAgttaaaaagtgaagaaaacTTGAAGTCTTAGAATTTCTGTCCTAGCCATTGTGAaactaaattgtaaaatgaCAATGGAACCAACTTGAATGAATGATGATGTTTGACATtacaagtttaaattttttgacTCTGCCAAAATTTAGTGATGAGTTCAATAACCGTGATTGAAATGATCTCCACATAAAGGAActgtaaaaattttattttctagaaCCAACGCTAAGACATTctacatgtatatgtattatgaATGGTGAATAAATAATGGCTCACAATAGTTTAGTATTTACTACTGAATGGCTATCAAACTCTATATATGTGTTTGGAATCTGGCCAAAATCACAGAGGCAAACAGATTTCTGGAGTTGTAGTTTATTGGATGGCTGTGTAGATTGTTTCCATTTCTAATCATGCATGAAGCCATATTATTTTGCTACAGTTACAATCATGCTGTTATGTTGtgacaaaaaaaagaaattaatcatGCAGAGTTTCCATTTAAATGCATTTTGATGCTGTCCTTTTAGGAGAATTGACTAGTAATTAAGTCATGTTTGTACTTGAAATAGCTTCAGCCTTTAGTCTTGAACGCTTACTTAAACTTTTCTGAAAGGATGTATCTGCTAGCGTACTGGTTGAATGTTTCCCATTTTGAAGAAAGGGCTGTTTCTCCCTTCTTTAATTTGATAGCCCTTAGATCCACATATTCCTACTAGAAAAATGTCTACCTCGTTGTTCCTGTGGTCCTTATAATGCTTGGCCTATCCTATCTGTAAAGAAAGCATATGGTTTCTAGTTGACTTGTTGGTTGGTCTGGAAGTTGGAACTTAGATTTGCCTGTCGCTTAGGTATAATGTAAACTTCTTAGAGATATCATGTTTTTGAGAATTGCTGTAGTGGATCTGTTGTTTAATGCTTTCTGTTTGATGTTCGTATGGTGaacatgaattattttttgtgattCACATGGCAGGAGTGGGAAAGGCCCAAGCCTGGACGCAGACCTGACATATTTCCCCAGTTTAGCCCTATGAAAACACCAATACCACCCCCATTGCCATATGATCCTcctgaagaagatgaagaagaagaagagaaaaagaaagaggaagaggaggaagatcctgaaaaggaagaagaaccAGGTCAGCCAGAGAAGCAGTAGCGTTTTGTCGCAGCGAGGGACCTTCAATTTCTGGTGTCCTTTGTGTAACCACATAGCTCTTGATAGTTGTATTTTAGCTTTTAGTGATGCTGATAGCAAGTGGATGAAAATGCAATAATCATCATCCAGTAAGAGTTTTGTCATGGTGGTGTGTCCCAGTTTGTGCTGAAAGGGTCTTGCAAACACCCCCACTCCCCTTCTTGGAATTTTTAAAGGCTGCAGGGTTATAAGTAGGagttttcatttcttttttggTTGGAATATGAATATTGTATTGACATATTTGATTAGTAAATTCCATTTTGATATCCTCTTTATGTGGATGTCTGAAATGAAAAATAGCACAGCATCAGTAGCATGCCCCAACCAAAACCAGCTGCTTTACACATTTTCCTGCTAGTAATCACTTCTAGCTGTGAAAAAGTGCTGCTTTGCAATGGGACCCTTGCTGTATAAGGAAAAATTTGAAGTAATAATGTGATAGTTTAATTGGTGTACCCTATTTAACTGTGATAGTTTAATAGTTTAATTGGTAATCACTCCTAAATTTTTAACACCTATTTAACTGTGATAGTTTAATTGGTGTACCCTAGTCCTGAAGTAATAATGTTAAGTACGAAGGACTAATGATACCTAATTTGAAGAAACCTCTCTAAGCTGTTGGCCTGGAGTGATATTCCCACCTGACATCCCCAGTTGATATTTTTAGGCATATTTCCTCTCTGTTGTGCACATGATGAATTATCATCCTCCCCAAGAGTAAATCACCACTTACCAATGGCATAGCAGCACAGGTCATGGCAAATACTTCAATAAAAAATCTGATCATATAAAATAAAGGTGTTGAAATGTTGAATCCATGTTGCAAGTGgccaactaattaattataGTAAATCCTGGCTGCTAAAATTCCATATTTGTTTAAAAAAGAGATCATGAagatagaaagaaagaaagaattggAGAGGCTTAAATGTGTACGTTCTTTTGATTATGTCCTAAAGCCAAAGAATGAATCCTCCAAATTCACTCAGGATTATGGACAGTTAGGTCTGAATATCAGATGAAGACTGGCAGCTAGAGAACCCACAGCCTAAAACCCAATAGTTTTCTCTCCCTATCTATTCAGGACTCCATTCCCACAACGTTTCTTGGCCGCCTCCCTCTCAAAAGCCATGGTATGCATCTTTCTGCTGATCATTCTTCAGCTCCCAGAGCAGGGCCAAAGCCATTTTCAGTTCCATTGATTTCTTATTTCCTTTTTATAATTGTTTCTTCAAGATAATGCAAACTaagttttcttctttctttttattcaagCAGGGTCTGACTCCGGTGATGTTCCGGTCAGTGGTGAGGCTGTTGACATCCCTAATAAGTGAGCCTGCGGCTTCTATCTCCACTATACTATTTTACAGTGAACTTCTGCCTCAGAATATTATTTTGGAAAGATTAGTTCGACATGAGTTGCTTGATAATGAAAATCATCTGTTTCATTTCGTTGTTAACTTCTTGAGATGCTTCTGGTAGATGCAGATACCATCTTCTTCAACATGATTCTGATGCATTTGATCTGTCCccatatttattatttcaatttccCTTTTGTACTTCCAAGATCTCATATTTCATAGTTTAACAACTCTAATCTTTCTAaagtttatattaaatataaaaataaaaatcctaGACAAAATGAagttccttttctgaaaaaaattaGCATGTAAAGTGATGTTTGgcatcaagaaaaaaaaaaaaaaaacagacaaGTTATCAGGTTATGCATTGACCCCCGGTGGCTGAAGCAGTTGTAGCATTATTGGCCTTACACCATTGCAGTCGATGGACCACAGCACTTGTAGTCTGTACTTCAAATATTAATTCAAGTTCCAGAGCTGTAAACGGTGACTATAGATTTGCagcatttttcaaaaaaatggcAATAATTTAATCTTAGTTGTTCACAAAGATGGCGATAATGGCTGTACATTTTCTTAATTGTCTTAAAATGACAGAAATAACCTTGGATGTCAGATGTACTCCATTGCATTCCTCATCTCTTATCCTTGTCATAGGTAAAGGACTCTTTTCCCGCCAAGACAGCTTCTTACCCTCTTTTCCATTACAGTGCCTCTTTTTAACTGCCTCTACGCATCGCAGAGCGAGATAGAGAGAAAAATGAAGGGCGCATCCAAGGTGATTATGGGGGCTACGTTGGTGATGATTGTGAGCCTTGCCATAGTGTTAGCCCTGATTTTGGTGCTGCTAGCTGAGCTTTATTGTTCTCTCTTACTTCGGCGGCGCCGCCTACTAGGCATCACCTCCTCCAATGCTACCACCACCGCCGCGGGTACCACCACTTCACCAACTTTCAATGCTTCCTCTCCACAGCCCCAGAACCGTAGAGATGCTCCTCACACTACATACTATGCCCCAGGGGTTCTTCATGCTCCAAGAAGCCTCTTCTTCCCTGCAGTTTCTTGCAAACGAAACAAGGCAACTGAAATGAAGGACCAACTCTCCCAAATTCATTACATTCTTGATGTCCATACCCAAGAATCCAACTCAAGTTCCCAACAACTTGGTCTTATAAACACTTCATCTACTAAGTTAGTAACTTCACCCCATCAAATTCGAGAAATCCCAATTCGAATTAGCAGCAGCGATGTTAATGAAAAAGCCTGTGGTGGTAGTGGAGAGCCTTTTGTTTGTATATCCAATCCCATCTACGACAATGAAGCAAGCAGGGAAAGCAAGGTAGAGACTCCATTTGAGACTCCTGGTTCATCACCATCTCGATTAGAAACAGGTGGCTCTTCAAGTGACGAGGAGATAGCACATCCATCTACATCCAGTCCACACTCACCACCAGCTACCCCTCCCTTAACTCCAATGAAGAAGCTCCCAGCAAAGGCATGTTCAGTTTCCTTGAGAGATGCAAGGTCTTTAGGCACTTCAGGGAGTGATATTGTGAGTAACAATGGCCTctcatcttcatcatcatcagtgTCTCCGTGCACATCTCCTTCGTGGTAATTGCTTAAGTGCAATGTAAAAGTAGAGGTTGAAGCAAAGTTGTTGTTTTTGGTGGGGTTTTTTCATGAACCCTTTCGAGACGGGTGTCTTGTGAATATAGGGGAAGATAATGAGTGGAGTTACAACTCACAACTTAGCC is a window from the Manihot esculenta cultivar AM560-2 chromosome 16, M.esculenta_v8, whole genome shotgun sequence genome containing:
- the LOC110603194 gene encoding uncharacterized protein LOC110603194, whose amino-acid sequence is MAQAARLNLRMQKELKLLLTDPPPGSSFPFLSADSDLSSLSTIDAQIEGPEGTVYAKGIFNINIQIPERYPFQPPSVTFATPIYHPNIDNGGRICLDILNLPPKGAWQPSLNISTVLTSIGLLLSEPNPDDGLMPEASKEFKYNRKAFDQKARAMTENYATAGASGHNCRNQGIQVNTDLSTVVEVNQSEKESKYEVSDSISSHNKSYGISQKLSLEASSSSHKRGSEAEDTVVPNPLKFDSRNLATKRDRKELRDIPDKYALRDEKQCRVGRKLSLESSVQCCGRDGHDMDGDPVHSHSPCNARALAMAHSESPLLQGGSLQELQVHRHHDSISTFDSKIISSNKAFKVSQKIPSRSLDACQTNDGTNEKMLVTPAISPSHSHSNSSRGASTINSYINNDAQQTCQVSVENLGNGSADTKFKKACSVRKKLSLGYKGSPGGPEKDGKENVLLIHKVSSSPKTQCRAGIGQRLPLAPLTQLQGSNNSRLLLHSGEIPTDESQKQQSDQHENEKLDGETKQWGEETQVAETIIVLDSEDSEEESNGTVRSKLSLSRKCLGKRKAQA
- the LOC110602848 gene encoding coiled-coil domain-containing protein 9 is translated as MASLCLSICSTSKPLVVPHASAAAVASSSSSSSSSSSSSRSGCRSSPFFSTPMFGSGCLISSTANTNRSRRRRGMVCMAPDEEKLTRRNPLDFPIEWERPKPGRRPDIFPQFSPMKTPIPPPLPYDPPEEDEEEEEKKKEEEEEDPEKEEEPGQPEKQ
- the LOC110603087 gene encoding mediator of RNA polymerase II transcription subunit 1, translated to MKGASKVIMGATLVMIVSLAIVLALILVLLAELYCSLLLRRRRLLGITSSNATTTAAGTTTSPTFNASSPQPQNRRDAPHTTYYAPGVLHAPRSLFFPAVSCKRNKATEMKDQLSQIHYILDVHTQESNSSSQQLGLINTSSTKLVTSPHQIREIPIRISSSDVNEKACGGSGEPFVCISNPIYDNEASRESKVETPFETPGSSPSRLETGGSSSDEEIAHPSTSSPHSPPATPPLTPMKKLPAKACSVSLRDARSLGTSGSDIVSNNGLSSSSSSVSPCTSPSW